A stretch of Desertifilum tharense IPPAS B-1220 DNA encodes these proteins:
- a CDS encoding ArsB/NhaD family transporter produces MENWSSLVATVTFISVIVLIMTEWMHLTIAAFLGALLLVFTHVMTLTEAIGYISNSYSTLALFFGVMVIVRAFEPTKIFEYLATQIVILAQGQGKRLLLGIVAITAPICAVLPNATTVMLLAPLIPPMAEEIGVDFVPLLILMVFVANSAGLLTLVGDPATFIVGDAINISFSDYLTRLSLGGLLAIIAVTVTLPFVFRQIWHKNLDNLNKLPHPQINHPRTLAVGSLIFAFVLLFFTIGESLPIPISPAAVALMGAALAMLLAHHSKIDTVNHILRDLDWSTLIFFMSVFVLIGGLEKTGVIAGLSNVLAVILQQNIAVGSILLLFIVGLLSSLVPNIPLVVAMVPLLKQYLVNVGLAGSEILPSNFSGQLPPAVLPLFYAMMFGATLGGNGTLVGASSNIVAAGISELHGRRISFRTFLNYSIPIASIQLVVAALYVTFRFLL; encoded by the coding sequence ATGGAAAACTGGTCTTCTCTCGTTGCAACGGTAACGTTCATTAGCGTCATCGTCTTAATCATGACTGAGTGGATGCACCTTACCATTGCAGCTTTTTTAGGTGCATTGCTTCTAGTTTTCACCCATGTCATGACCTTAACAGAGGCCATTGGCTATATCAGTAATAGCTACTCAACCTTAGCACTCTTTTTTGGTGTAATGGTTATTGTAAGAGCCTTTGAGCCGACCAAAATCTTTGAATACCTAGCCACTCAAATTGTTATTTTAGCCCAAGGTCAAGGCAAGCGACTCTTATTAGGAATTGTAGCCATTACAGCCCCAATTTGTGCTGTTTTACCGAATGCAACAACCGTCATGCTGCTAGCACCACTGATTCCGCCAATGGCCGAAGAAATTGGCGTTGATTTTGTGCCCTTGCTCATCTTAATGGTATTTGTCGCCAACAGCGCTGGATTATTAACCCTAGTTGGAGATCCAGCAACTTTTATTGTCGGCGATGCAATTAATATCAGTTTTTCCGACTACTTAACCCGTCTCAGCTTGGGGGGATTGCTCGCTATTATTGCAGTCACCGTCACTCTCCCCTTTGTCTTTCGGCAAATTTGGCATAAAAATTTAGATAACCTGAATAAACTGCCTCATCCTCAAATCAATCACCCGCGAACATTAGCAGTCGGTAGCTTAATTTTTGCCTTCGTTCTGCTCTTTTTCACCATTGGCGAATCTCTCCCCATTCCCATTTCTCCAGCAGCCGTTGCTCTGATGGGGGCTGCTTTAGCGATGCTGCTCGCCCATCACAGTAAAATTGATACCGTCAATCATATTTTGCGCGATTTAGATTGGAGTACGCTGATTTTCTTTATGAGCGTTTTCGTGCTGATTGGCGGGTTAGAAAAAACAGGCGTAATTGCTGGACTTTCTAACGTCCTAGCAGTTATCTTGCAACAAAATATTGCAGTTGGCTCCATTTTGCTGTTGTTTATCGTCGGCTTGCTGTCCAGTTTGGTGCCAAATATTCCTTTAGTGGTTGCAATGGTTCCTTTGCTGAAACAATATCTCGTCAATGTGGGATTAGCCGGATCGGAAATTCTACCTTCTAACTTTTCTGGACAACTTCCACCCGCAGTTTTACCCCTGTTTTATGCCATGATGTTTGGTGCAACTCTAGGGGGGAACGGTACCCTGGTGGGGGCATCTTCTAATATTGTTGCTGCTGGAATTTCTGAATTGCACGGTCGGCGAATTTCATTTAGAACATTTCTCAACTACAGTATTCCCATTGCATCCATTCAGCTTGTTGTGGCGGCTCTCTACGTTACCTTCCGATTTTTGCTCTAG
- a CDS encoding class I SAM-dependent methyltransferase, producing the protein MTATLNPNSSLGLTSRLVNGILAIKPLADLAKHRARTMMIQRAEKIGVPWRQQVETLRAHDWEGEFAAVQNSQLRYPDYYVTSFHAYDEGNLSWDAALEVEVAAKAVHAGIWKDAGAQGDAKLRQSYHDLLQAHLSQPPQDILDLGCSVGMSTFALQALYPQAKITGIDLSPYFLSVARYSQTQSQLQGINWVHAAAESTGLPDASFDLISIFLMCHELPQSATRQIFQEARRLLRPQGHLAIMDMNPQSEIYAKMPSYILTLLKSTEPYLDEYFTLDIEEMLVSTGFQSPKIIPNSPRHRTVIAQVQDA; encoded by the coding sequence ATGACGGCAACTCTCAATCCCAACTCTAGTCTTGGACTGACCTCTCGTTTAGTCAATGGTATCTTAGCCATTAAGCCTCTCGCTGACCTGGCGAAACACCGAGCGCGGACAATGATGATTCAGCGGGCCGAAAAGATTGGCGTACCGTGGCGTCAGCAGGTAGAAACGCTGCGCGCTCATGACTGGGAAGGGGAATTCGCAGCAGTCCAAAATTCTCAATTGCGCTATCCCGATTACTATGTCACCTCTTTCCACGCTTATGACGAAGGAAATCTGAGTTGGGATGCGGCTTTAGAGGTGGAAGTTGCAGCGAAAGCCGTTCATGCGGGAATTTGGAAAGATGCAGGCGCTCAAGGGGATGCAAAACTCCGCCAAAGCTATCACGATTTGCTGCAAGCTCATCTGTCTCAGCCTCCCCAAGATATTCTAGATCTCGGCTGTAGCGTTGGGATGAGTACGTTTGCCCTACAAGCGCTTTATCCCCAAGCCAAGATTACTGGGATTGATTTATCGCCTTATTTTCTATCTGTGGCTCGGTACAGTCAAACTCAGTCCCAACTTCAGGGGATTAACTGGGTTCATGCGGCGGCGGAAAGTACCGGCTTACCGGATGCGTCGTTCGATCTGATCTCGATTTTCTTAATGTGTCACGAACTGCCCCAGTCTGCAACCCGGCAAATTTTCCAAGAAGCGCGGCGCTTGTTGCGTCCTCAAGGGCATCTGGCAATTATGGATATGAATCCTCAGTCGGAAATTTATGCCAAAATGCCCTCTTATATCTTGACGTTGCTCAAGAGTACGGAACCTTATCTCGATGAGTATTTTACGCTGGATATTGAGGAGATGCTGGTGAGTACGGGTTTCCAGTCTCCTAAGATTATTCCTAATAGTCCGCGCCACCGGACGGTGATTGCTCAGGTTCAAGATGCGTAA